The window ATCGCGAGGATCATGTGGGCGTTTCTCCTCGCTCTGGGAGCCGTGCCTCTCGCCATGCTGGTCATTCCCCTCGCGCGTCCGGCAACCACAGGCTCCGCTGCTGCGGTGCTCGCGACGATCGTGCTCGCTGTGTGCCTCGCGGCGAGCATCGCTTTCGGCCGCGCCTCGGCTCTTGGAGCGTTTGCGGGGATCTACCTGCTCACCGCTCTCGCCGTCACATGCGACATCCTGTTTGGAGCCAAGCTGATGCGACGGTCGGTGCTGGGCTATGACCCCATTGGGGGCGCAAGGTTCTACGGCATAGGAAATGAGTACATGGGTGTGCTCATCGGGTCGCTCATCACGGGAAGCGGTCTCGTTCTCGATTGGATGAGTTCTCGCGCCGTCCCACAGAGGACGCGCGACGCAGTCGTCTCTGGGATCGGGGTCACTTTCGCAGCGGTCCTTTTCGTGATCGGCTCGCCCTCTCTCGGAGCTAACATGGGGGGCACGCTCGCGGCTGTCGTGGGATTCGGCGCGGCCTACCCGCTGTACCTGGGGAGGAAGGTGAGGAGCCGGGAATTGGCCGTCTTGGCAGCGCTGGCAGTGTCGATTGTGGCGGGGATCGCCGCAATCGACGCCGTGAGGGCGGGTGGCCCGGTGTCGCACTGGGGCCGGACCGTGCTCGCCGTGCTCGCGGACGGTCCCGCAACACTGGCGGACGTTGTCCGGCGCAAGGCAGCGATGAACCTCAAACTCATACGCTACACCATCTGGACGCGGGCGCTATTCGCGTTCCTTGCCGCACTGATCCTTCTCCGCGTGCGGCGGGTGGGACCGGTCGGCAAGCTCACCGACTCCCATCGCGGGCTCGCCTCCTCACTCGACGCAAGCCTCGCCGGGGCGGCCGCGGCCATGGTAGCCAATGACTCGGGAGTGGTGGCGGCGGCGCTGCTCATGCTCTATCCGTGCCTTGTCGCGCTGTACCTCGCTGTCTCGGAAACGGAGGCGGAAGCGACACCCCGTGACGGCTAGACCGCGCAGCGTGCCCGCGTGGTCCCATGTACGACCACCTCCAACAGCACCCTGATACCCGCATCCGAAGCACTTCCATTTCCCGCCGTGCTGTGGTATTCTCTGGATAGACGCTGTCCGGGCGGGGTGATGAAGCATGCTCCGGTGCCTCCACCTGGCCGACCTGCACCTCGGCTGGTCCCCATCTGATCTTCCTGACGACAAGGCCGGGGCGCGGCGACAGGAACGCGACCTCCTCCTGAAAAGGGCGGTCGACTTCGCGCTCGAGCCCGCCAACAGGATCGGCATGGTCATCATCGCTGGCGACCTCTTCGAGTCCCACAGGCCGGACCCTGCCGTGGTCGAGGAAGCGGTCCGACAGCTTGAACGCCTGGTTCGGGCGGGCGTGTTCCTCTTGACCGTTCCCGGAAACCATGACGAGATAACATATCATGACTCGGTGTTCAGAAGGCTTGGCGGTTCTTGGCCTGGCGTGCTCGTGCGTAACCCCATGCCTGAGTTGGTTGCCTCAGAAAGCGTCAAGGGCGTGCCTGTCCACGTGTACTCCCTGGCCTATACAGGAGGGCTCACACGGGTCAGCGAGCTCGCCACTCTTCCGAGCGCGCAAGGACCCGGGGTGAACATCGGGGTTTTCCACTGCTCCCTGGGCTGGGGGACCTCCGACAGAAGCCTGCCGATACCGCCGGGCGCTCTGGAGGCCGCGGGGTACACGTACGCGGCTCTCGGGCACGTCCACAGGCACGAAAGGGCGAGACTCGGAGGGAGGGGGCTGGCTGTATACCCGGGTATGGTGGAGGCCAAGGGGTTTGACGATCCTGGAACCGGAGAGCTCACTGTGGTCGACTTCACCGACACCGGCACGGGTTGGACCGCGTCGGTGAAAACCTCGCATGTTCCTGCGCGAAAGTACGTCTCGGTTGAGATCGAGGCCTCAGCCAGCCGGTCGTATGACGAGCTGGTAGATGCGTGCCGTGTGGAGGCCGGGGCCGACCAAGACGCTCTCGTCAGAATCGAGCTCAAGGGCGTGCCGCCGTTTGCCGTGGACGCGGATGCCCTGGCGAGGTCGCTTTCGAGGGAGTATTTCTTCGTCGAGGTGGTCGATGACACCTCGTTCTTCA is drawn from Bacillota bacterium and contains these coding sequences:
- a CDS encoding DNA repair exonuclease, giving the protein MLRCLHLADLHLGWSPSDLPDDKAGARRQERDLLLKRAVDFALEPANRIGMVIIAGDLFESHRPDPAVVEEAVRQLERLVRAGVFLLTVPGNHDEITYHDSVFRRLGGSWPGVLVRNPMPELVASESVKGVPVHVYSLAYTGGLTRVSELATLPSAQGPGVNIGVFHCSLGWGTSDRSLPIPPGALEAAGYTYAALGHVHRHERARLGGRGLAVYPGMVEAKGFDDPGTGELTVVDFTDTGTGWTASVKTSHVPARKYVSVEIEASASRSYDELVDACRVEAGADQDALVRIELKGVPPFAVDADALARSLSREYFFVEVVDDTSFFNAGVGSLYASEPTIRGHFVKRLMARLEQAREEREKRVLELALRKGLAAFGAGEGGDER